In the Deltaproteobacteria bacterium genome, ATATTGAATTCGACAATCAGAGCTGGAACCGGCGATACCGGGAATATATGGAAAAAATCAAGACCGGTTCGGTCTATGAAGTGGCTCAGGTACTCAGGGATCTGTTTCTATTGAAATTGGAAAAAGAGCTTTCTTTCGGTGAACGCAAGATGCTCGATACGGCCAAGAGTCTGCTGGTTAAGGAAATCTCCATCGCCAAAAAGATGGAAGAAACCAAAGTCGAGGAGGACATTAAACGAATATTTAAAACCTGAAGAGGAAGTCTCCTCTTAAATTGGTTGGATTTATTGATCCCTGCCTTATTTCTTCATCCGGCCGAATTGTAAAGATGTCTTAATTCGAGACCGATCCTTTTTGTCACAAACTAATAGAAACTCCGATTAGGTTATTCTTCCTGCCCAAGGATATGAAAGGAGGTGAAATTGTGAACCAGTTTTTATTAAAAGCATTATTAATCATCATCTGTTTGATAGGGGGGTTTTTTATAAGCGGCCGCCTCTGGGAAACCGAGGCCATTCCCTGGATTCCTTATCTGGGGGCCTTCCTGGGTCTTGTTTTGGCTATTATGGTCCTTGAAATTGAAAAACAATTTAAAAAGATCCCTCTCCGGAGTTCTTTGGGGGGGGTAACCGGTCTGGTTTTGGGATTGGTCGTGGCCCGCCTTTTAATGTTTCCTTTTGACTGTTTCCGGACCGATACCTTCCTCCATTATTTCATACTACTCTCATTAAGCGGCATTTTTGGTTATCTGGGGTTGGCTTTGGGCAGTACCAAGGCCGGAGAGATAGGCAAATTTGCCGACTCGGCTTTATTTCCTTCCACTCTTTCTAAAAACCCAAATCGCTACCTGTTGGACACCAGTGTCATCATCGACGGTCGGATTGCCGACATATGTGAAACCGGGTTTGTGGAAGGGACCTTGATTATTCCCCAGTTCATCCTCCAGGAATTGCACCATATTGCCGATTCCAACGATTCCTTAAAAAAGATTCGAGGGCGAAGGGGGCTGGATGTTATTGAAAAGATACAAAAGCAAAAAGATCTGGAGGTCATGATCCTGGATCGGAATCCTCCCAAGGACAATGTGGATGCCAAGTTGGTGGATCTGGCCCTGGAAATGCATGGAACAATTATCACCAACGATTTCAATCTAAATAAAGTGGCTGAATTACGGGGAGTTAAATGCCTGAATCTGAACAAATTGGCCAATGCCCTGAAACCTGCCGTTCTTCCCGGGGAAATCTTAAATGCCCAGATTATCCGGGAAGGGAAAACCCCGGGTCAAGGCATTGCTTATATGGATGATGGGACCATGGTGGTGGTGGAGAACGCCCGGCGCCATATCGGCCGGACGATTGAGGTCGTAGTCACCAGTGTCCTGCAAACCGGTACCGGCCGGATGATCTTTACAGAGATCAAGAACGGGTAATTAAAGTCATAGATTGTGCGTTACGAATTTATAGTTCAAGAACCTGATCTCTCTAAACGTCTGGATCTTTTTTGGGTGGAACAGGGGGTCCCTTATTCCCGGTCTCAGATCAAGAAATGGATTGAAGAAAGACGGATCACCGTCAATGGTCAGGCGGCCAAAGGGGGTTACCGTTTAAAGAGGGGGGATTTTCTGGAGTTGGTTCCCCAGGAGCCCATTCCTTTAATGTTGGCCCCTGAGAATATCTCCTTGTCCATTCTCTATGAAGACCAGGACTTGCTGGTCTTAGACAAGCCGGCCGGATTGGTGGTCCATCCGGCACCGGGCCATTATTCCGGGACCCTGGTCCATGCCCTGCTATTTCACTGCACCGATCTTTCGGGAATAGGGGGGATCATGCGGCCCGGGATCGTCCACCGCTTGGACAAAGACACTTCCGGTCTGATGGTAGTAGCTAAAAATGACGCTTCCCATCAGGAACTGATCCGCGCCTTTCAAATGGGAAGGGTTATCAAAGAATATCAGACCCTGGTCTGGGGGGGGCCTCTAAAAAGCCAGGGGCGTATAGAAAACCCCATCGGCCGCCATCCGGTACAGCGAAAAAAGATGGCCATTAACGAGGCCCATGGCAAACCGGCCGTCACCGAATGGCAAATCATCGAAAGATTTCCCCAGGGAATCACCTGGCTCCAGGTGGGTCTGAAAACAGGGAGGACCCACCAGATTCGTGTTCATCTTTCTTCTGAAGGGTGGCCCGTGGTCGGCGATCCCCTGTACGGCAGGCTTAAAAATAAGTCCAATAAAAAGGACGGGCCGTTGGCGGAGGCTCTGAAAGGGGTCTCTCGCCAATTGCTCCATTCCTGCCGGCTGTCTTTTCAACATCCGATCCAGGGAAAACCGTTAGATTTTTCATCCCCGCTCCCTCGGGATATGGAAGGCCTGATCAGACAGTTACGAACCGGTCCGGATAAGGACAACCCATTCATGACAAAAAAAACATAAAAAATGCTTGACATTTTTGGAATTCTGCTATAATTTTCTGACTAAAATAGGAGATCATGGTGCCCCAAAAGGTACCAATACCTGCCTGACAAGGATTTAAATCCAAGAAGAAACCGACAGATTCCAAAATCATCATCATTTCTTTTTGCAATCACTCAGATCACTAAAGGGATTTTTGGGTTAACCACAATAATATAGTTCTTAAGCCTTTTTAAATAAAATCTAAAAGGGCCTTTTCGCAGAAGACCTCCGGAACGTTTTAAAACAAGGATATCGAGGATACCATGAATTTAGCCGAACTCAAGCAAAAGAAAATCAGCGAACTTACCCAGATGGCCAAAGAATTCAATATTGAAGGGGCCAGCGGGATGAGAAAACAGGAGCTTATCTTCGCTCTGCTCCAGGCCCAAACGGAAAAAAACGGACTCATATACGGAGAAGGGGTATTGGAAATACTGCCCGATGGGTTCGGATTTTTGAGGGCCCCTGATTACAATTACCTCCCCGGGCCGGATGATATTTATGTCTCCCCATCTCAAATCAGGAGATTCAATTTGCGGACCGGAGATACCACCTCCGGACAGATTCGGCCCCCTAAGGATAACGAACGCTATTTCGCCCTGCTCAAAGTGGAATCGGTTAATTTTGAAGACCCGGAGGTTTCCAGGGATAAAATCCTGTTTGACAATTTGACCCCCCTGTATCCCAACGAACGGATCCAGCTCGAGACCGATGACCCGGTCAATTATTCCATTCGGGTCATGGATTTATTAACCCCCATCGGTAAAGGTCAGCGGGGCCTGATCGTCTCCCCGCCCCGGACCGGCAAGACCATGCTCCTCCAGAACATCGCCAACAGCATCTCCCGGAATTTCAACGATATCATTTTAATTGTCCTGCTCATAGACGAACGCCCTGAAGAAGTCACGGATATGCAACGTTCGGTCAAGGCCGAGGTGATCAGTTCGACCTTTGATGAGCCGGCCCAGCGACATATCCAGGTGGCTGAAATGGTTATTGAGAAAGCCAAACGCCTGGTGGAACACAAACGGGACGTCGTGATCCTGCTGGACAGTATTACCCGATTGGCCAGGGCCTATAATACCGTGGTCCCTCCCAGTGGCAAGATCCTCTCGGGCGGCGTGGATTCCAATGCCCTCCATCGCCCCAAACGGTTTTTCGGGGCCGCCAGAAACATCGAAGAGGGCGGCAGTCTGACCATTATCGCCACAGCCCTGGTCGACACCGGCAGCCGGATGGACGAGGTCATATTCGAAGAATTTAAGGGGACCGGCAACATGGAGATTCATCTGGATCGAAAGCTGAGCGACAAACGCATCTTTCCGGCCATTGACATTAATCGTTCCGGGACCCGTAAAGAGGAATTGCTTTTAAGCACCGAAGAACTAAATAAGGTATGGATTTTACGTAAATTATTGGCCCCGTTGACCGTGGTGGACAGTATGGAGTTTCTCCTCGAGAAAATGGACGGGACCAAGGATAACGCCGAATTTTTAAGCTTAATGAATAAATAACCATAGGAGTACCTATTATGAAAGAAAAAATTCATCCTGCTTATCATCAAACGACGATCCGCTGTGCCTGCGGGAATGAAATTCCCACGGGATCCACTCGAAAAGACATCCGGGTTGAAATCTGTTCCCAATGTCATCCCTTTTTCACCGGCAAACAGAAATTAATGGATTCGGCCGGTAGGATTGAGCGTTTCCAGAAAAAATACAGCCAGTTCAACAATACAAAAGCCGCCCTTAAAGAAAAAGCCCAGGCCTAATCGGGATGTAATAAAATGGAAAGAATCGAATGATCCAGGTAGGCGGTCAGGCCGTTATTGAAGGGGTGATGATGAAAGCCCCCAAGTCTTTGGCCGTGGTGGTCCGACGCCCCAATGGGGAGATAGTGGCAAAGGAGGATGTCCTTCATCCTTGGGCGGACCGCTATACTTTTCTGAAATGGCCTGTTCTGCGGGGGACCCTGATCCTGATAGAGACCCTGATTCAAGGCATCCAGGCCTTAAATTATTCGGCCAACCAGGCCATGATCGAAGAGGAAGAAACCAAGGAGATCGGATGGTGGGCCATGCTGGGCACCCTGTCGGTGGCCATCCTTTTGGGTTTGGGGCTGTTTGTGGCTTTGCCCCACTGGATCAGCGCCTATCTGGGCGGATTGAGTGTCTTCCATTTCGGGGTGGATTCTTTTTCTTTTCATTTTCTGGATGGATTGATCAAGGTCTTTTTCTTTATCGCTTATATCTGGCTCATTTCCCGTTTTAAAGACATTCGCCGGGTTTTTCAGTATCATGGAGCCGAACACAAATCCATTTTTACCTATGAAGCCGGCCAGGCCTTGACGGTGGAAAATGCCCGGCAGCATTCCACTTTGCATCCCCGATGCGGGACTTCATTTATCTTACTGGTCCTGGTAATCAGCATCCTCTTTTTCTCCATCCTGTTTCCTTTGTTGCCCAAATGGCCGTCTTTGAATTCCTGGTCCCGGAATGGGCTGTATGTCGGTTTTAAAATACTATTGATGATCCCCATTACCGGACTGGCTTACGAGGCCATAAAATATTCCGGCAAAAAGGCCGATCGCCCCTGGATGCGGTTAATCATTCTTCCCGGGCTCTGGATTCAACGTCTGACTACCCAGGAACCTTCGGAAGACCAGATCGAAGTAGCCCTGCAAGCCCTCAGTCGCGTCCTG is a window encoding:
- the rpmE gene encoding 50S ribosomal protein L31, with the protein product MKEKIHPAYHQTTIRCACGNEIPTGSTRKDIRVEICSQCHPFFTGKQKLMDSAGRIERFQKKYSQFNNTKAALKEKAQA
- a CDS encoding DUF1385 domain-containing protein, whose product is MIQVGGQAVIEGVMMKAPKSLAVVVRRPNGEIVAKEDVLHPWADRYTFLKWPVLRGTLILIETLIQGIQALNYSANQAMIEEEETKEIGWWAMLGTLSVAILLGLGLFVALPHWISAYLGGLSVFHFGVDSFSFHFLDGLIKVFFFIAYIWLISRFKDIRRVFQYHGAEHKSIFTYEAGQALTVENARQHSTLHPRCGTSFILLVLVISILFFSILFPLLPKWPSLNSWSRNGLYVGFKILLMIPITGLAYEAIKYSGKKADRPWMRLIILPGLWIQRLTTQEPSEDQIEVALQALSRVLELEGQLSGPKVV
- a CDS encoding RluA family pseudouridine synthase — protein: MVRYEFIVQEPDLSKRLDLFWVEQGVPYSRSQIKKWIEERRITVNGQAAKGGYRLKRGDFLELVPQEPIPLMLAPENISLSILYEDQDLLVLDKPAGLVVHPAPGHYSGTLVHALLFHCTDLSGIGGIMRPGIVHRLDKDTSGLMVVAKNDASHQELIRAFQMGRVIKEYQTLVWGGPLKSQGRIENPIGRHPVQRKKMAINEAHGKPAVTEWQIIERFPQGITWLQVGLKTGRTHQIRVHLSSEGWPVVGDPLYGRLKNKSNKKDGPLAEALKGVSRQLLHSCRLSFQHPIQGKPLDFSSPLPRDMEGLIRQLRTGPDKDNPFMTKKT
- the rho gene encoding transcription termination factor Rho; protein product: MNLAELKQKKISELTQMAKEFNIEGASGMRKQELIFALLQAQTEKNGLIYGEGVLEILPDGFGFLRAPDYNYLPGPDDIYVSPSQIRRFNLRTGDTTSGQIRPPKDNERYFALLKVESVNFEDPEVSRDKILFDNLTPLYPNERIQLETDDPVNYSIRVMDLLTPIGKGQRGLIVSPPRTGKTMLLQNIANSISRNFNDIILIVLLIDERPEEVTDMQRSVKAEVISSTFDEPAQRHIQVAEMVIEKAKRLVEHKRDVVILLDSITRLARAYNTVVPPSGKILSGGVDSNALHRPKRFFGAARNIEEGGSLTIIATALVDTGSRMDEVIFEEFKGTGNMEIHLDRKLSDKRIFPAIDINRSGTRKEELLLSTEELNKVWILRKLLAPLTVVDSMEFLLEKMDGTKDNAEFLSLMNK
- a CDS encoding CarD family transcriptional regulator produces the protein MMIFKVGDLAVYPAHGVGRIESIEARNLYGSSQNFYIMRILENNMIIMIPICNANNVGLREIIKAEEVSKIFKILKEKDIEFDNQSWNRRYREYMEKIKTGSVYEVAQVLRDLFLLKLEKELSFGERKMLDTAKSLLVKEISIAKKMEETKVEEDIKRIFKT
- a CDS encoding TRAM domain-containing protein — its product is MKGGEIVNQFLLKALLIIICLIGGFFISGRLWETEAIPWIPYLGAFLGLVLAIMVLEIEKQFKKIPLRSSLGGVTGLVLGLVVARLLMFPFDCFRTDTFLHYFILLSLSGIFGYLGLALGSTKAGEIGKFADSALFPSTLSKNPNRYLLDTSVIIDGRIADICETGFVEGTLIIPQFILQELHHIADSNDSLKKIRGRRGLDVIEKIQKQKDLEVMILDRNPPKDNVDAKLVDLALEMHGTIITNDFNLNKVAELRGVKCLNLNKLANALKPAVLPGEILNAQIIREGKTPGQGIAYMDDGTMVVVENARRHIGRTIEVVVTSVLQTGTGRMIFTEIKNG